Within Channa argus isolate prfri chromosome 4, Channa argus male v1.0, whole genome shotgun sequence, the genomic segment TAGACTAAAACCGCacaatatttttgtgtatttctctgatggatttcagtttaatttccaCTGACTGCTCTCTTAAATCTGCACTAATTTTTAGTAGGGGAATGTTAATGGGCAACAGTAGCAACAACTTCTTAAGgtttataaactttattttgaaaaatgtgtgcttatttaatatttgcagTTTACTTTTACAACTTTGGGATGCCAGATTTTGGTGTGTCCTCTATTGTTGGAATAATTGATGTGGTGAAGGTTTTGGCCTTTTCAGTGAAGGAAGGACGAGTGGCTGTGCACTGCCATGCAGGCCTCGGCAGGACAGGTACGAAAAAATATACGTACTGTATCTACTGACCATGTAAATACCACGTGTGTCGCCATGTGCACATGCTCTCAGGTCTATTTACTGCACGTGGCTGTGCATTTATGCTGTGTCTCTCTTGCTGCTCAGGTGTCCTGATAGCCTGTTACTTGATCTACACCCTGCGGATCAGCCCAAGCGAGGCTGTCCACTTTGTGCGAATTAAACGGCCTTGCTCTATCCAAACCCGGGCACAAATAACCCAGGTGTTTGACTTTGCTCGCCTGCTCTGCACACAGTTGGTTCAATACCCAGATCTCAGCCTGCGACATGGAGCCCCTTTCACCCTGCAGCACTACCTAAACCGACAAGCACTGCTGCTGCATGGCCAAGAGGGTCGCGCTCTCAGGCAAACACCAAAGGTCGGATCTTCATTATACTACATTAATCTTGTGTCAGGAACTGCCTGTACTTTAGAGCAATACCTCCTACTGCTTACTAATCTTCATTTGATTATTAGGTTTTGTACCTCCTGTGTGTGCGTCTCTCCTGCTTAGCCCTGGGTCTCCCTACACCTCCAGAGGTCTATGCTGAGCTAGAGAAGAGGTCAGCACTGAGGACCCTGAGTAGGACTGTGAGGGAGACTCTTGTGGCCAAACACTACTTGCCCTTGCTGAGGGAGCAACATAGGGGTTCGTGGGTGAGCTCAGTGTCCTCCTGGGATGAGCCGTTAGGATTCttagacaggaagagagaggtGCTACTGGACAAGCGAAGCTACAGTGACTCTGACCTCAGCAAGATCACAGTAAATAAGGTCACATTCCAGATTATGTGTCTGAAGTACATATAGTTACTGAAAAATTAACCTGCTTATAAAAACTTTTCTcactttgttgcattttgtccTGAAGGATCTGGAGCTTAGCCCATACTGCATCACAGCATTTGGAAAAGAGAAACACCCTGATCGGAGACCAATTAGCCCAGTTCTTCCAAGGCCACCAGGCCTCCCAGCCACCAAAAATGAATATCAGACAGTTGAGTGTATCAGAAACAGCAATAACTGTACTAAGAGGTCAAAGTGCACAGCTAAAATGTTGCATACCAAGTACAACTCCAACATGGAGGTAATTTTGATTATTACTGTGTAAAAAGCCAATGAAAATTAACTATTTATGTGAaacctttaaacattttgatCTCTGTTACGTACAGTTGTGCAGAAATCTACACAATCCAGGCTCAACCCTAGTGGCCCGTACTGTTGCTAAGGCAATGGCAGACCAAGGTCCTCCAGGAGAAACCATACTGCAAAGGTCAGCTCtgctgcaggtaaaaaaaaaactgttgtcgATCACAACATAGCAGTTTCATTTTGACTTGATGTAAAGCCAATATGTTTCTACCATCACCTTCCTTTTGAACAGGAGGAGCTGAACAGTAGCGACTGTGGCTGGGCTCTGCTGGTTACTGAATCAGATCCCCATGTCCTCAGTTGTCTGTTGTGGACTTGGCTGGAGAGATTAAGGGTTGGTGGCATCAAATAAAAGGCCATAATAATGGAGCTGTGATGTAAAGCATATGCCAAGAAATTTTAAACTCCCCAAACTATGTTAAACATCTCTCTCTCAGTCATGTCTCCCCCTTTCCTCCAACCTCATGCAGGACCCTGTTCTGGGTTCAGAGGATGTAGGCAGCTTGAGTTGTGGAGCAAACTACAGGAAGCCTCTCAATTTGCTCAAGAAGGTGAGGAAAAAGGTGCATGAGTATTCTGAAAAGCATTCTGCTCCTCTTTTGGAAACAATTAAAAAGTGATTTACAATGTTATTACAGTCGCAGAAACACACCATCTATTGTCTGCTGAGCTGTGTGAGTGCAGTGACACGTCTGTGTCCACACAAAGAGGAGGCAGTGCTACGACGGTTGATTCGTGCACTTACGAGGGTAAGACAAATTTGGAGTTATTGTTTATCTAGAAATGTGTACGCCCTCTGCCATGAGAGTGTTGTGTTGATTGTGTAATTGCCCTTTTATGCCAACAGCGTCCTCAAGAGGAAATTGGAAGCCTTACAGCTTTAATAAAGATCCTGAAGACCAGTTTAGGAGAAACCTTCCACAGCAACAGATACTTCACAGGGGTCTACATCACCAATGCCACACTTTAAGCCACATCAGAATAAAAACCAACAGAGCATTTCTattggaaaaaacaacaaaaataaattcttcaAATTTGAAACCATAGGTAAATAAAAATAGGTAGATAATGAAAACAGGTAGAAGGTCATGTACCTGCagtgtacatttaatttaatatgcatttaatTTGTAGAGAAGCAAGTTTAGATTCTATCTCAGTATTCTATCTATCAGACTATTCGAGTTTCcggatgtgtgtttgtcttgcgTGTATGTGCTGTGGTCGTCATCTGTACTGACTGTTCAGTCAGTGAGAGTACAGTGCAGATACGTAGTGTGCATTGTCGTCTGTGTGGTTTGATTGTGCATCGGTCTTCTAGTGATGCCTATTACTTTGGGGCTccagcagagggagacagagctGCCCTCCCTCAATAAATACACGTGATTGACGGTAAGAGCAATGTTTCGGTTTCTCAACCTCACTATCCCCGCTTATGTACCCCGAATTAAGGTAATCATGGGCAGCTAAATTTAATAAACGTGTTTGGACATTGTTAAgaatttgtgttgctgttgcaAGATATGAACCAGTTATGTTGGTTTTCTTGAAGTTTAACATGTGGGAGTTGCTGACTTGGGCAGTGAACTAATGCTGTGGAGTCCGTGGATTTCGACGGATGTTTACTTAATACTTTGTGAAATTCATAAGTTGTGTTTTCAATGTTTCAGTGTGGATTTTGACTGAcgttaactttatattttataaaatccataaattatgttttcaaatgtCTCATTAAATACACATGATGGTGAGAGCAGTGTGTCGGTTTCTCAATCCCTTTCTCCTGCTAGTTCCCCTGAATTAAGGGTACAACATCCACACACTTTTATACACAACACATATTATCAAGCAAACCCGTCAAATAGTTGTCTCCATGGTAATGTTGTCATAGTGAAGCTGACCAGCACCAAACATTCTGTGTTTGGGTTCAATACACATGCTGAGTTCCTTATATAGAGGGATACTTACTTACTTGCAGGATCTGGACATTTTTATAAAGgtaaaatctgtttaatttataacaataacagaaaaaaataactaaccTGAAAGCAATCACTGTTTTCCTAAGTTTGCTTGCACTTCAACATCTTGTGATTTTAGACTATTCTGAATATATATTGTTTGTTCACTTAGTTTGGCAATGGCTTCACTAAGTATttataaattacacattttatactGGCAAATAGTAACTTAGTAACTAATTGTgtcattgataaaaaaaaaaacgagcatTATTGCTAAGTAAAGCAGCAAAGACTAGTGCAACTTATAGGAAATGTTAAACTATCTACAGTTAAACCTAAATTAGCCAGTATTTTGTGATACATTATCTCAATGCTTTCTTTAACTCAATAACATGGTCAGTACTTTCTTTCCATTAAGAGATTAGCGTGGATATTGTAAGCTTGctaaatttaattttcagtttgtgGCGCTTATTTGGGTATTAATGcctttaagtattttaattgttttgttcgtttaaaattctatttcaagccacaaaataatttggagaattttgaaacatttgcatttacatttacatttagtcatttagcagacgcttttatccaaagcgacctacaagtgaggtacaaggcagaaaaaaagtcaaggataaaacatcaaagcaaagtcctatcagaaaagtgttaacaTTTCACTTTGAAACAAACTTAGTGTTAACTCTTCTATAATTTAAGAGTATATTTCATTAGTAAAGAACTACTGCTGTGATCATACTGAGAACCTACTGAGAAGTTCTATTTCCATAATTCCCTCTGTTTAAACACTTGATTCCAATAAAGGCTTAGTAACCCATCTATCATGATGCCAAGAGATGGCCAGTAGGCCAATATGTACTGGTGTTACAGTATTTCACATTTGACCAAGCAACATTAGTGCctgcagtttgacatttttatgccAAACccttcatttttgcatttttaaaatgactttttttccccctaaaagAGAAATCGGTGGTGTATAAGACAGCAGAAACATTCCTGCAGTTACTCTATTTTTTGACTTAGAAacaaatttattaatttattttaggtGACAATTCCATCCCCTTCAGTCAAGGTAATGGGAACTTCTGAACATTGGATTGGGACATGGAGGCCCCACAGGCCAAGAGGACCCATAGCTGCCCAGTATAGTAGCCCAGGACCCAAGTATGCACTGCCTGCACTCACAGGTATAGCCAAAATACCCATTATGCTGATTTTTTGAAAACCACCAGCATCATTGTAGTAATTTTGAGTGTTATTATTggcattttctgtcattattctCCCCATAAAGGTACTTCTCAACATGATCCTACAAAATCCAAAGCACCAATGTTCAGTTTTGGGATACGGTATAACTACTCCAGTTCTAACTGCTCCCCTGGACCAAGATACCTCATCCCCTCTAACATCACCAGAGAGGGCCAAGATGGCACTCCTGCATTTTCACTCCACAGCCGTCCAAAGGAGCCTAAATATTTCCAGGCCCCTGGACCAGGTCAGCAAAACCCCTTAGCTAAAGTgtgtaaattcaaatgaaaatgaaagactGCTAATCTTGGATACTTGTGCTCTAACCACTGAAAGCTAACAATATGGCAGTTCTCTCATTATTGCATGATACTTTGTATCCTGCCAATCAGCAGTGTCTTTATGTCACTTCCTGTGGGGTTTCAGGCCACTACTCTCCAGAGTCATCAGGAAAATCAGTCTTCCACTCTGCTCCTGCTTATTCTCTGTCTGGGAGGAGCAAATATGTCAGCATTAATAAAACACCAGGTAACATTTAGTGTTGGGAGCATATTTAAGCTG encodes:
- the zgc:77752 gene encoding protein tyrosine phosphatase domain-containing protein 1, whose translation is MMPTFTPHIPVPRPSYSQARENLVKAIPPKLLCLLACGGKDCRYEGPECWKLNQQVIRGLFSSWVTDDIIAMARPSNHLIEKYNIIEQFQRLNIKSIINMQLPGEHAHCGPPLDPESGFTYSPQSFMENDIYFYNFGMPDFGVSSIVGIIDVVKVLAFSVKEGRVAVHCHAGLGRTGVLIACYLIYTLRISPSEAVHFVRIKRPCSIQTRAQITQVFDFARLLCTQLVQYPDLSLRHGAPFTLQHYLNRQALLLHGQEGRALRQTPKVLYLLCVRLSCLALGLPTPPEVYAELEKRSALRTLSRTVRETLVAKHYLPLLREQHRGSWVSSVSSWDEPLGFLDRKREVLLDKRSYSDSDLSKITVNKDLELSPYCITAFGKEKHPDRRPISPVLPRPPGLPATKNEYQTVECIRNSNNCTKRSKCTAKMLHTKYNSNMELCRNLHNPGSTLVARTVAKAMADQGPPGETILQRSALLQEELNSSDCGWALLVTESDPHVLSCLLWTWLERLRDPVLGSEDVGSLSCGANYRKPLNLLKKSQKHTIYCLLSCVSAVTRLCPHKEEAVLRRLIRALTRRPQEEIGSLTALIKILKTSLGETFHSNRYFTGVYITNATL
- the LOC137126167 gene encoding ciliary microtubule associated protein 1B-like, whose amino-acid sequence is MLSSLYRGILTYLQDLDIFIKVTIPSPSVKVMGTSEHWIGTWRPHRPRGPIAAQYSSPGPKYALPALTGTSQHDPTKSKAPMFSFGIRYNYSSSNCSPGPRYLIPSNITREGQDGTPAFSLHSRPKEPKYFQAPGPGHYSPESSGKSVFHSAPAYSLSGRSKYVSINKTPGPASYSLPPVLGPKTIATSAVPSYSLCGRSKCGSFHEDLKKTPGPAAYNVVDPRVYRKKPPQYSMTGRNFTPGETTNKPGPGAHYPEHVTFTRAKAPSFSFGLRHSEYILPVVVDLSE